The genomic region TAAGTTTTTGGTAGGCCAGGGAAAATCAATGTAATTCAAATTATCTTTAAAATGCTTAAAGGTATTAGGTTTGGGGGTACCGGGCGCTAGTAATACTTCATCTACTTCAGTCGTAGAATCATTGGTTAAATAAATAAGCAGTCTTTCATTTTCCAATCGATCTATATCATAAGCTTCCGCCTCAATAACTTCGATATTAATTTGGTTCGCTTTAGCCTTTTTGATGCTTTCCTCTAATTGCTCTGCCACGTAATGGCCGTAGAGCAACCTGCTGGTATAGGCGTTTTCCTCATCGCTTTCGCTTTTTACATCACTTCGGTATTTTCCGCCATGCGCTTTTAGCCATTCGGCAAAATCATCCGGTTCGTTGGCATAAATACCCATAATATCGGCCTGGGTATTTAAAATATGCGAAGGTTGTTTGGATCCAAATGCTAATCCATAGCCCACTTTTTTTTGACGCTCGATAAGTACAAACGAAATTTGATTTTGTAAACTGGCACTAATACTTTGAATAATGAGCTCAATTAAAGCAGCAGATCCACAGGCCCCACCACCAATAATGGCAATTTTTTTCATTTCTTTTTCTGGCTTTTTGGTAATTTAATGAATAGGGAAGGAGCAGTAAAATTATTAACTTAATTTAAAGAGAATCCTCTTTTTAGGTGGGTCTCTCCTAAATGCGACGACCAATATGCAAATCAGTGGCTTGAAAAATCATTGAAATCCGATGGTGCTAGATAATCGGAATGCTTTCAATAAAGAATAATCTCCTTAAAGATGCTTCATGTAAATGCCCTAATGTGGTTTAGTGATTTTTGGTTACTTTTATTTTTTAAACCCAAATCTTTAATGGAATCTGAATTAGCAAATAAGATTGTGACCTATCCTTTGGATATAGATCCGCACACCGGAAATTCACAATTTCAGATCAAAAAAGTGGATCGTAAGGAATCAGATATTCCGCCAGAATTTTTAATTCCCCATCGTAAAGATTATTTCTTTTTTGCGTTGGTAATCGATGCCAAAGAGGGCGGAAGACACTGGATTGATATGAAACCTTATGATATTCTTCCTAAAACATTATATTTTACGCATCCCTCACAGGTGCAATTAAAGGAGGAAAGCTGCGCTATCATCTCCTATGCGCTATCCGTTTCTAAAGAGTTTCTGTCATTAGATCCACAAAATGGAGCAAAGGAATTACCTATTATTCAAAATGCACATAAAGCGCATCAGTTACATTTAGCTGCAGAGGATTTTCAATTCATCGAAAATATTTTATCCAGTATTTTTAAGGAATATCATCAAACCAAAGACTGGCAACACAGTATGCTACAATCTTATGTAAATATCCTGCTGGTTTATTGCAGCCGACTATATACCCAACAATTTAAGTCGATTGACGCTCAACCTGAATCCCTAATACTGGAAAACTTCCTGGAGCTGATAGAAAAGCATTATAAAACCCAGCACGAAGTTTCGCAATACGCTGATCTGCTCCATATTTCTGCTGGATATCTAGGAGAAATGATTAAACAACAAAGTGGTAAATCTGCGATCAAACACATACAGGATCGGATTATTTTGGAAGCGAAAAGGCTTATTTATTTTTCAGAAAACTCGATGAAGGAAATAGCCTTTAATCTTGGTTTTGAAGACGCTTCCTATTTCAATCGCTTTTTTAAAAGGCATACGGGCTTTACCCCTTTAGCTTATAAAACTCATATCAGGAAAATGTACCATTAATTCCTGAAAGTCTGCTATCGAATACCTAAAATCTCAGGCTAGTTTTACATTACTTAAAAAATGAAATGATGAGAAGTGTTTTAATTACCGGAGCGAATAAAAGCATAGGTTTCGAACTCGCTAAAATGATGCTCCAAAACGATTACTTTGTTTTTTTAGGTAGCCGAAATAAAGAAAGAGGAGAAGATGCGGTTGCCATATTAAAAGAAAGCGGTTTAGACCAGGTACAGTTAGTGCAACTTGATGTAACCAATCAGGATTCTATTAACGCCGCCGTAGCCACAGTGAAGCAACGCTTTGGTAAACTTGACATTTTAGTGAACAATGCCGGAATTTTAGGAGGATGGGATCAAAAAGCAGTAAGCGTAAAAACCCAGGTTATTCGTGAGGTTTTTGATACCAACTTTTTTGGAGTGATTAATGTTACTCAGGCTTTTTTAGACTTGCTAAGAAAATCAGAGCGTCCAAGAATTAATAATATTACCTCTGGTTTAGGCTCCCTTACATTACACACCAATCCAGATTGGGATCATTACGATGTTAAAACCGGAGCTTACGGTCCTTCAAAAACAGCTTTAAATGCCTATAGCGTAGTATTGGCGTACGAATTGAAAGATGACAATTTTAAGGTAAATGTTATCGATCCCGGGTACACTGCCACAGATTTTAATGATCATCAGGGAGGCTTAAGCGTAAAAGATTCTGCCAGGTTTTTATACGATCATATCGATTTACCGGAAGACGGTAGGAATTCAGCCTATTTTTCACACGAGATCAATGAGGCCCCACATGTAAGTCCGTGGTAAAAAATAATATTTATTTTGAATTATTTGCATAAATAAAGTTGCTAAATCGATAATTCAGCAGAATAATCATGAAATACTGAAAAGGACGCAAAGTTTAAGGCTATGTAGTTTCTATAACTTATTTTAGGCAAAAAATACATTTAATTTAATGAGAAAATCCATCATAGCAGTATGCCTGGCTTCTCTTGGGATGGGAAGTTTTTCTTTTGGCCAGGAGCTATATGTGCCCAGGGATGTAAAAAAGGCCTACGAAAACGAAACTAGAAGTAAAACCGGAAAACCGGGTAAAAATTACTGGCAAAATTCGGCGAAATATAAGATAAATCTTCAGCTGGATCCCCCCAATCGTAAGGTTACCGGTTCTGAAGAAATTACCTATACCAATAACAGTCCGGAGACCTTACACTCCCTAAATTTCAAATTAATACTGAATAACCACAAACCTGGTGCTGCACGTTTGGGAATGGTTTCAGAAGATTATATGACCAACGGGATACAAATAGACTCCTATACACAAAACGGTACTAAAAAGGAATGGAATTCAGAAAATGATGGTACCAATAAAATGATGAGCCTGGATACACCACTTCAACCCGGTGAAAGTATTAACCTGAGTATTAATTGGCATTTTGAGGTTTCTAAACAAAGTGGGCGAGAAGGTGCTATTTTAGAGAATACCTTTTTCCTTGCTTATTTTTACCCTCGCGTAGCCGTTTATGACGATTATATGGGTTGGGATACCATGACGTTCTTCGGGATGCAGGAGTTTTATAATGATTTTAATGATTATGAAATTAACGTAAGTGTTCCTGAAGATTTTTTGGTATGGTCGACTGGAGATTTGCTCAATCCGGAGGAAGTATTGCAGAAAAAATATGCGAAAAAGCTGGAGAAGTCAATGCAAAGCGATGAAGTAATTCGTATTGTTACTCCCGATGATTTGGCGAAAAAAGAAATCACCAAAGAGGGCATCAATACCTGGAAATGGAAAGCGTCCAATATTACCGATGTCGCTATTGCGGTTAGTAACGAGTACAACTGGGATGCCGCCAGTGTAGTGGTGGATTCTACCGCCAATCGTCGTGTGAGCGTACAGGCGGCTTACGACAATGTTTCTAAAGATTTTCATGAAATGGTGAATTACGGCCATCATGCTTTAAACTGGTTTTCAAATCATTACCCTGGTATTCCTTACCCATACTCAAAATCTACGCTGGTAAGAGGCCATGGTGATATGGAATACCCAATGATGGTAAACGATAATTCACATGAAGATCCTAATCTGGCGCGTTTTGTGGCAGAACATGAAATTGCCCATACCTATTTTCCTTTTTATATGGGTACCAACGAGACACGATTTGGCTTTATGGACGAGGGCTGGGCAACCACTCTGGAACATTTAATAGGAATTGAAGATTTAGGTAAAGAAAAGGCTGTTGAAGATTTTAAAAACTTTAGGGTCGAACGATGGATTCGCGATGATAATATGGAGCAGGAGGTGCCCATTATCACACCGTCCAACATTTTAAGCGGCCCGGTGTATCGAAATAACTCTTACGGAAAAGCTGCTCTGGGATATTTGGCGCTAAAAGATATGCTAGGTGATAAAGATTTTAAAAAAGCATTACAAGGCTATATGGAGCGTTGGCACGGCAAACATCCGATTCCCTGGGATTTCTTTTACAGCATTAATGATATTAGCGGAAAAGACCTGAACTGGTTTTGGGATCGCTGGTATTTTCAACCAAATTATATAGATTTTAAGATTGAAAGCGTAAAACAGGAGGACAGTTCGGCTGAAATCATGGTAGAAAATATAGGAGGAATGCCGGCTCCTTTTGATGTCCTACTTACTTTTACTGATGGAACTACAAAAAATATTCATCAAAAATCTAGCATTTGGGAAACAACTAAAGATCAGGTTTCTATAACTGTTGAAACTGAAAAGGCACTAAAATCGGTTAGCCTTGAAGGCGGAATTTGGATGGATGCCACACCAGAGAATAATACCTGGTCTAAATAACTTTAATAGCACTGGATAATCGATATGGAATGCTCCCGACTCGATAGCTATTATGAAGAAGGGAGGGCTGCAAATAAAAATATCTAATAACTACCTCATGGGGTTGCCTTGAGATAGTTTACACCAAAAAATTCGAACCTCTAAGAATAAAACCATGTTGAGGAGAGAAATTAAAAAGCTCATGATCCCTTAGGGAGCAGGGGCTTTTTTTAAATGCTAATAAAAAGTTATGGCATCAATATCTGGCAAAGACCCATACGCCGCGTTGCGTTACAAGGAATTTAATATCTTTTTATGTATGCGTTTTGCATTTGTTTTTGCCAGAACCATGCAATTTATTGTTATTGAATGGGAAGTATATAAGCTTACTAAAGATCCGCTTTCATTAGGAGTAATCGGCTTAATGGAAGTGATTCCTGCCGTTACGCTATCCCTGTATGCCGGGCATGTGGTCGATCAAAAAGAGAAGAAAAGCCTTTTAATGAAATGTATACTGGGTTTCTCTTTTATAAGTGCGGGGTTATTTTTACTTACCTGGCCAAAATTTGTTAGTGATCTTCCGCAACAATGGATTTTATACGGAATTTATTCCTTAGTATTTTTCGGAGGGATTGTCCGTGCGTTTTTAGGCCCTTCTTTATTTTCTATGTTTTCCCTTATTGTTCCTAAAAAAATATATCCAAACGCCGCCACCTGGAACAGTTCGATATATCAGCTGGCTGCCGTTTTAGGACCGGCGCTGGCTGGTTTTAGTATCCATTGGATCGGGGTGCACTGGTCGATGTTATTGATTTTTGGGTTCTCGTTAATTGCTGTCATCGCATTAACACGTATTCCTAAAAAACCAATTTTAAATCCCAAACTGGGTGAGCCTGTTTTAAAAAGTTTAAAAGAAGGTGTAAAATTTGTGATCAATACAAAAATTATTCTTGGGGTGATAAGTTTAGATATGATCGCTGTTTTATTTGGTGGAGCGGTGGCACTTTTACCTGTTTTTGCCCAGGATATTTTAAAAGTGGGGCCTGAAGGTTTTGGCGTATTAAGAGCAGCACCTGCCATAGGCTCAGTCCTTATCATGTTCACATCGGCCTATTTTCCTTTAAATAAAAAAGCTGGTATTAAATTATTGGCTGCCATTTTTGGTTTTGGGCTTTCCATCATCATTTTTGGCCTTTCTACCTATTTTTTGGTATCGGTTTTTGCTCTTTTTTTAAGCGGTATGACAGATGGGGTTTCCATGATTATAAGACAAACCATCTTACAACTTAAAACACCAGATCATATGCGTGGTCGTGTATCTTCTGTAAACTCGATGTTTATTAGTTCTTCTAATGAGCTTGGTGCTTTTGAAAGCGGTTTAACGGCTAAAATTATGGGGACAGTAACAGCGGTTGTCTTTGGCGGAAGTATGACTGTACTTACCGTTTTGGTTACCGGCTTTATATCACCTACCTTCAGAAGATTAGATTTACAAAAAGATATAGATGCACATGAAGCAAATGATCAATAATTTTTAAGATGATAACTTGTATTTCAATTGCGAATAAGTTGTACGTAACATACATCTTTATTACTTTTGATTATAATGTTCGATTTTAAATTACAGGTTTTTCAAAGTGTGGCATCCAGGCTTAGTTTTTCTAAAGCAGCTGAAGACCTTCATATTACACAGCCAGCGGTGACCCGGCATATCAGGCAAATTGAAGCCCATTTCAATCAAAAGCTTTTTAAGCGAAAGGGAAACAGCATCGCACTTACCGAAGCCGGTAAATTATTGCTTTCGCATAGTAAACTTATTTTTCAGCAATATGAGAAAGCAGCGTTCGACATGAATTCGCTGATCGATAAAAGCGAAGGAAGCCTTAGAATTGCCGCCAGTACCACTATCGCCCAGTATATTTTACCTGAAGTACTGGCAAAGTTTCACCAGAAATTCCCGAAAATTAAGATCCATTTACTGAATATGAATACCGAGGAAGTAGAAAAATCAGTGATGAATAATTCGGTAGAATTAGGCTTTATAGAAGGGCAGTCAAAAAATCGGGAGCTTGCCTACGAAGCTTTTTTAGAAGACGAAATTGTACTGGTGGTCGACAAATTACATCCACTGGCCAAGAGCAACCAGATTTCGGTGTCGGCATTAAAGGATATCCCGCTTGTTTTAAGAGAAAAGGGATCGGGAACCCGTGAAGTGATCCTAAAAGCTTTTGAGCATCTAAATGTAAAAGCAGAAGCACTAAATATTGAATTAGAGCTGGGAAGTTCAGAAAGTATAAAGTCATATCTATCTAATGGGCATATTGCCAGCTTTTTAAGTATTAATACTGTGCTAAAAGAATTAAAATATGGTGATTTTTATATTCTTGATATCGAAAATTTACAAATTAAGCGTGATTTCTTTTTTATCCAGCAACAGGGACATCACTCCAAATTAAATTCGGTATTTTTAAAATTCCTACAACATCATTATAACTTTTAGTTATATAGTATAACTATTTATCATTTGATTTCAGGCAAAACAGGGGGTACTTTTGGAGTATATATTCGGTTTATGAAATCTATAGCTACTTCCGCTTTATTCGTTATACTTTGCCTGGCTTGTATGCTTCCGGTGGTAAATCCGCCTATCGCATTAGCTGCCGGGATTGTATTTGCACAATTTTTTCAGCATCCCTTTCAGCAGAAAACACAGTTAGGTATTAACTGGTTATTGAAAATTTCGGTGATTGGCCTGGGCTTCGGTATGAATATCGATAAAGCGCTAGCCGCCGGAAAAGACGGATTTGTTTTTACGCTGCTATCAATTACTTTAACCATTGGATTGGGGATTGCAATAGGTAAGCTTTTTAAGATCGATCAAAAAATTGCCAAATTAATAAGTTCGGGTACCGCAATTTGTGGGGGTAGTGCCATTGCTGCGATTTCTCCCATTATAAAAGCAGATGCTAAGCAAATCTCTATTGCTATTGGCAGTGTTTTTCTATTAAATAGTATTGCTTTATTCTTATTCCCGGTTTTAGGCCACTATTTTAATATGAGTCAACATCAATTTGGGATCTGGAGTGCTATTGCCATCCATGATACCAGCTCTGTTGTAGGTGCAGCGCAGGTGTATGGCAACGAAGCTTTAGAGATTGCTACCACGGTTAAATTAGCCCGGGCGTTATGGATTCTGCCGGTGTCTGTACTATTTGCCTTAAGTAGTCATACCGAACTTAAAAAGATTAAAGTTCCTTACTTTATCGGTCTTTTTATTTTGGCAGTCCTGGCCAATACCTATATTCCTAATATAGAAGTTGTAGCTCCAAACATTGTTTGGATTTCCAAAATGGGCCTAACACTCGTATTATTTTTAATTGGGAGTACGTTAAACTATAAAAGCTTTATGAAGGTGGGAATTAAACCGGTGATTTTAGCCATTTTTATATGGATTTTTATCAGTATTGTTTCTTTAATCGGAGTGTTGCAATTAATAAATTGAAGCCAAAATCATCAAAACCTGGTTTATTGAGTAGGACATTTTTCTAAAATACTGGTATAACTTCACCATTTCAAAGGTTTTAGTATTTTTATAAGGTTTAGTCTTACCGTGAAAC from Zunongwangia profunda SM-A87 harbors:
- a CDS encoding MFS transporter; this translates as MASISGKDPYAALRYKEFNIFLCMRFAFVFARTMQFIVIEWEVYKLTKDPLSLGVIGLMEVIPAVTLSLYAGHVVDQKEKKSLLMKCILGFSFISAGLFLLTWPKFVSDLPQQWILYGIYSLVFFGGIVRAFLGPSLFSMFSLIVPKKIYPNAATWNSSIYQLAAVLGPALAGFSIHWIGVHWSMLLIFGFSLIAVIALTRIPKKPILNPKLGEPVLKSLKEGVKFVINTKIILGVISLDMIAVLFGGAVALLPVFAQDILKVGPEGFGVLRAAPAIGSVLIMFTSAYFPLNKKAGIKLLAAIFGFGLSIIIFGLSTYFLVSVFALFLSGMTDGVSMIIRQTILQLKTPDHMRGRVSSVNSMFISSSNELGAFESGLTAKIMGTVTAVVFGGSMTVLTVLVTGFISPTFRRLDLQKDIDAHEANDQ
- a CDS encoding SDR family oxidoreductase — its product is MMRSVLITGANKSIGFELAKMMLQNDYFVFLGSRNKERGEDAVAILKESGLDQVQLVQLDVTNQDSINAAVATVKQRFGKLDILVNNAGILGGWDQKAVSVKTQVIREVFDTNFFGVINVTQAFLDLLRKSERPRINNITSGLGSLTLHTNPDWDHYDVKTGAYGPSKTALNAYSVVLAYELKDDNFKVNVIDPGYTATDFNDHQGGLSVKDSARFLYDHIDLPEDGRNSAYFSHEINEAPHVSPW
- a CDS encoding helix-turn-helix domain-containing protein, translating into MESELANKIVTYPLDIDPHTGNSQFQIKKVDRKESDIPPEFLIPHRKDYFFFALVIDAKEGGRHWIDMKPYDILPKTLYFTHPSQVQLKEESCAIISYALSVSKEFLSLDPQNGAKELPIIQNAHKAHQLHLAAEDFQFIENILSSIFKEYHQTKDWQHSMLQSYVNILLVYCSRLYTQQFKSIDAQPESLILENFLELIEKHYKTQHEVSQYADLLHISAGYLGEMIKQQSGKSAIKHIQDRIILEAKRLIYFSENSMKEIAFNLGFEDASYFNRFFKRHTGFTPLAYKTHIRKMYH
- a CDS encoding YeiH family protein, with product MKSIATSALFVILCLACMLPVVNPPIALAAGIVFAQFFQHPFQQKTQLGINWLLKISVIGLGFGMNIDKALAAGKDGFVFTLLSITLTIGLGIAIGKLFKIDQKIAKLISSGTAICGGSAIAAISPIIKADAKQISIAIGSVFLLNSIALFLFPVLGHYFNMSQHQFGIWSAIAIHDTSSVVGAAQVYGNEALEIATTVKLARALWILPVSVLFALSSHTELKKIKVPYFIGLFILAVLANTYIPNIEVVAPNIVWISKMGLTLVLFLIGSTLNYKSFMKVGIKPVILAIFIWIFISIVSLIGVLQLIN
- a CDS encoding M1 family metallopeptidase; this translates as MRKSIIAVCLASLGMGSFSFGQELYVPRDVKKAYENETRSKTGKPGKNYWQNSAKYKINLQLDPPNRKVTGSEEITYTNNSPETLHSLNFKLILNNHKPGAARLGMVSEDYMTNGIQIDSYTQNGTKKEWNSENDGTNKMMSLDTPLQPGESINLSINWHFEVSKQSGREGAILENTFFLAYFYPRVAVYDDYMGWDTMTFFGMQEFYNDFNDYEINVSVPEDFLVWSTGDLLNPEEVLQKKYAKKLEKSMQSDEVIRIVTPDDLAKKEITKEGINTWKWKASNITDVAIAVSNEYNWDAASVVVDSTANRRVSVQAAYDNVSKDFHEMVNYGHHALNWFSNHYPGIPYPYSKSTLVRGHGDMEYPMMVNDNSHEDPNLARFVAEHEIAHTYFPFYMGTNETRFGFMDEGWATTLEHLIGIEDLGKEKAVEDFKNFRVERWIRDDNMEQEVPIITPSNILSGPVYRNNSYGKAALGYLALKDMLGDKDFKKALQGYMERWHGKHPIPWDFFYSINDISGKDLNWFWDRWYFQPNYIDFKIESVKQEDSSAEIMVENIGGMPAPFDVLLTFTDGTTKNIHQKSSIWETTKDQVSITVETEKALKSVSLEGGIWMDATPENNTWSK
- a CDS encoding LysR family transcriptional regulator, whose product is MFDFKLQVFQSVASRLSFSKAAEDLHITQPAVTRHIRQIEAHFNQKLFKRKGNSIALTEAGKLLLSHSKLIFQQYEKAAFDMNSLIDKSEGSLRIAASTTIAQYILPEVLAKFHQKFPKIKIHLLNMNTEEVEKSVMNNSVELGFIEGQSKNRELAYEAFLEDEIVLVVDKLHPLAKSNQISVSALKDIPLVLREKGSGTREVILKAFEHLNVKAEALNIELELGSSESIKSYLSNGHIASFLSINTVLKELKYGDFYILDIENLQIKRDFFFIQQQGHHSKLNSVFLKFLQHHYNF